Proteins encoded within one genomic window of Gemmatimonadaceae bacterium:
- a CDS encoding NYN domain-containing protein yields the protein MHAPNAALLIDFDNVTMGIRSDLGHELRNLLGSDIIKGKVAVQRAYADWRRYPQYIVPLTEASIDLIFAPAYGSAKKNATDIRLAIDAIELVFTRPEIGTIILLSGDSDFSSLVIKLKEYGKYVIGVGIRESSSDLLVMNCDEYYSYNALAGLVKASEEESSRKYDPWELVTEAISRMKRNGDVMRSDRLKQVMQDIDSTFDEKNTGHSKFSKFVQDAAARGLVTLTKLENGQLEVGAPGEGARAPSAPAAPVVAGAPAAERPESAAEDRGPRRGRRGGRGRGRGGRGAEAPQLELAAGAAGETPREPHAAPAAAAPAPSAPPAPQRGDVVGTSGERLTRTEAFDLVRRAVETLTTGDETIRASTVRQRAHELLGRDSESLSERNFTRILHDAHDGNLIDLRRRGDDFEVSRAAAAAPVADQLAAAATAAAPPAPAPATGPRLGMGPRGGGARGRGGKPAAPPRELLSVGVVHVAAPTPPPAAPEEAPAAKPARGGKKRGAAKDAPADAAPSAEKKPRKPRAPRKSAKSNA from the coding sequence ATGCACGCGCCCAACGCGGCGCTCCTCATCGACTTCGACAACGTCACGATGGGGATCCGGTCGGACCTCGGCCACGAGCTCCGCAACCTGCTCGGGTCGGACATCATCAAGGGGAAGGTCGCGGTGCAGCGTGCCTACGCCGATTGGCGCCGCTACCCGCAGTACATCGTCCCGCTCACCGAAGCGTCCATCGATCTGATCTTCGCCCCCGCGTACGGATCGGCCAAGAAGAACGCCACCGACATCCGCCTGGCCATCGACGCCATCGAGTTGGTGTTCACGCGGCCGGAGATCGGCACCATCATCCTGCTGTCCGGCGACTCCGACTTCTCGAGCCTCGTCATCAAGCTCAAGGAATACGGCAAGTACGTCATCGGGGTCGGCATCCGGGAATCGTCCAGCGACCTGCTGGTCATGAACTGCGACGAGTACTACAGCTACAACGCCCTGGCCGGCCTCGTGAAGGCCAGTGAGGAAGAGTCCTCCCGCAAGTACGATCCGTGGGAGTTGGTCACCGAGGCGATCAGCCGCATGAAGCGCAACGGCGACGTCATGCGCTCCGACCGCCTCAAGCAGGTCATGCAGGACATCGACAGCACGTTCGACGAGAAGAACACCGGCCATTCCAAGTTCTCGAAGTTCGTGCAGGATGCGGCCGCCCGCGGGCTGGTGACGCTCACCAAGCTCGAGAACGGCCAGCTCGAAGTCGGCGCACCGGGCGAAGGCGCCAGGGCGCCGAGCGCGCCGGCCGCACCGGTCGTAGCGGGTGCCCCGGCGGCGGAACGTCCCGAGTCGGCGGCCGAGGATCGTGGACCACGGCGTGGACGCCGGGGTGGCCGTGGCCGCGGCCGCGGTGGACGTGGCGCCGAAGCGCCCCAGCTCGAGCTCGCGGCCGGCGCCGCCGGGGAGACCCCGCGCGAACCCCACGCCGCGCCTGCAGCCGCCGCGCCGGCGCCGTCGGCACCCCCCGCGCCGCAGCGCGGCGACGTGGTGGGCACCAGCGGCGAACGCCTCACGCGCACCGAGGCGTTCGATCTCGTGCGCCGGGCCGTGGAGACGCTCACCACCGGCGACGAGACCATCCGGGCGAGCACGGTGCGCCAGCGCGCGCACGAACTGCTCGGCCGTGACAGCGAGAGCCTGAGCGAGCGTAACTTCACGCGCATTCTCCACGACGCGCATGATGGAAATCTCATCGATCTGCGCCGTCGCGGAGACGACTTCGAAGTGTCGCGCGCGGCCGCGGCCGCTCCGGTGGCCGATCAGCTCGCCGCCGCGGCAACCGCCGCGGCGCCGCCCGCTCCGGCGCCGGCCACCGGCCCGCGCCTCGGGATGGGTCCGCGTGGCGGCGGCGCACGCGGCCGCGGCGGCAAGCCCGCCGCGCCGCCGCGCGAGCTGCTGTCCGTGGGGGTGGTCCACGTCGCGGCGCCCACACCGCCGCCGGCCGCGCCGGAGGAGGCGCCCGCCGCCAAGCCCGCGCGCGGAGGCAAGAAGCGCGGCGCGGCCAAGGACGCTCCGGCCGATGCGGCGCCTTCCGCGGAGAAGAAGCCGCGCAAGCCGCGCGCTCCGAGAAAGTCGGCGAAGTCCAACGCATGA
- a CDS encoding DNA-3-methyladenine glycosylase: MTAGAAHPARRSRRRAVLPARFYARDTERVARELLGAVLECHTPEGVAAGRIVETEAYLGEHDAACHAAAGRTGRTEPLYGPPGTAYVYFIYGMHWCVNAVTRARGLPSAVLIRAVAPIDGIALMRARRGASRRDADLTNGPAKLCQAFGIDVRHNGLPLQQPPLLIRAGAPVPDRDVLVTPRIGIRRAADWPLRFTVAGDPFVSRAPAHFPVRRYSR; this comes from the coding sequence ATGACCGCGGGCGCCGCGCATCCCGCGCGGCGCTCGCGTCGGCGCGCCGTGCTCCCGGCTCGCTTCTACGCGCGCGACACGGAACGTGTCGCGCGCGAGTTGCTTGGGGCCGTCCTCGAGTGCCACACGCCCGAGGGCGTTGCCGCGGGCCGCATCGTCGAGACCGAAGCGTACCTCGGCGAACACGATGCGGCCTGCCATGCCGCGGCCGGCCGTACCGGGCGCACCGAGCCGTTGTACGGGCCGCCCGGCACGGCGTACGTCTATTTCATCTACGGCATGCACTGGTGCGTCAACGCCGTTACGCGGGCACGCGGCCTGCCCAGCGCGGTGCTCATCCGGGCCGTGGCGCCCATCGACGGGATCGCGTTGATGCGGGCGCGTCGCGGCGCGTCGCGACGCGACGCCGACCTCACCAACGGCCCGGCCAAACTCTGCCAGGCGTTCGGCATCGACGTCCGCCACAACGGGCTCCCGCTCCAGCAGCCGCCGCTCCTCATCCGCGCCGGCGCGCCCGTGCCCGACCGCGACGTGCTCGTCACGCCGCGAATCGGGATCCGTCGCGCCGCCGACTGGCCGTTGCGCTTCACCGTGGCCGGCGATCCCTTCGTATCGCGCGCCCCCGCTCACTTTCCCGTACGGCGCTATTCTCGATGA
- a CDS encoding dipeptidase, whose product MTPRSVVARLTPTLALAAACSGGGKPSMQQSAPPAVSAHAMRVYRDAVVIDAHNDLPSRMLDDGYDADVRHAPGYGKDLGDSDVPRFMESGITAQFLAAFVDANYARAMPDQSWQRAEAYVDTIHALVNRHPDQLILATTSGDVLRAKQQGKLAVFIGIEGGHSIENSLDHLRTLYAQGARYMTLTWNNGNDWAGSSIGVNGTRTGGLTDFGKAVVQEMNRLGMLVDVSHVSDSTFYDVIATSTDPVIASHSSARALGGHPRDMTDDMLRAVARNGGVVNVNFFAMFLDQKFAAAMDSVKAQVAAEEAEAAKRPGADTAGVRAEYERRSAELVHALPRPPLSMLIDHIDHVARVAGVDHVGLGSDFDGVQGLLPAGLRDVTDLPRIAQGLLDRGYSDADVTKMLGGNMLRVIEIVLDRKPASH is encoded by the coding sequence ATGACCCCCCGATCGGTGGTCGCCCGGCTCACACCCACCCTCGCCCTGGCCGCCGCCTGCAGCGGCGGAGGCAAGCCCTCCATGCAGCAATCCGCTCCCCCGGCAGTGTCCGCCCACGCCATGCGGGTGTATCGCGACGCCGTCGTGATCGACGCCCACAACGACCTGCCGAGCCGCATGCTCGACGACGGCTACGACGCCGACGTGCGGCACGCGCCGGGCTACGGCAAGGACCTGGGCGACTCCGACGTCCCGCGATTCATGGAATCCGGCATCACCGCGCAGTTCCTGGCCGCGTTCGTGGACGCCAACTACGCGCGCGCCATGCCCGATCAGTCATGGCAGCGCGCCGAAGCGTACGTCGACACCATCCACGCCCTCGTGAACCGGCACCCCGACCAGCTCATCCTGGCCACCACATCCGGCGACGTGCTCCGCGCCAAGCAGCAGGGCAAGCTGGCGGTGTTCATCGGGATCGAGGGCGGCCACTCGATCGAGAATTCGCTCGACCATCTGCGCACGCTGTACGCGCAGGGGGCGCGCTACATGACCCTCACGTGGAACAACGGCAACGACTGGGCGGGATCGTCCATCGGCGTCAACGGGACCAGGACGGGCGGCCTCACCGACTTCGGAAAGGCGGTGGTGCAGGAGATGAACCGCCTCGGCATGCTGGTGGACGTCTCCCACGTCTCGGATTCCACCTTCTACGACGTCATCGCCACCAGCACCGACCCGGTGATCGCGTCTCACTCCAGCGCCCGCGCCCTGGGTGGCCACCCGCGCGACATGACCGACGACATGCTGCGCGCCGTGGCGCGCAACGGCGGCGTGGTGAACGTGAACTTCTTTGCCATGTTTCTGGACCAGAAGTTCGCCGCGGCCATGGACAGCGTGAAAGCGCAGGTGGCGGCCGAAGAGGCGGAGGCCGCCAAGCGGCCCGGCGCCGACACCGCCGGGGTGCGCGCCGAGTACGAGCGCAGGAGCGCCGAACTCGTTCACGCCCTGCCGCGCCCGCCGCTCTCGATGCTCATCGACCACATCGACCATGTGGCCCGCGTGGCCGGGGTGGACCACGTGGGGCTGGGGAGCGACTTCGACGGCGTGCAAGGCCTGCTCCCGGCCGGCCTGCGCGACGTGACCGACCTGCCGCGCATCGCCCAGGGCCTGCTCGATCGAGGCTACAGCGACGCCGACGTCACGAAGATGCTCGGCGGCAACATGCTGCGCGTGATCGAGATCGTGCTCGACCGGAAGCCGGCGTCGCACTGA